TCAAGATTTTATATATTaattataattcttgttttatgTACACCTCTATTTAGTATTCGAAGAAGGCAAAACACAATTAGCGAATGTCTACTGTACAGATGTTCTTACAAGAACGTCCTAATTTGGGACTTTATCAAATGCATCtatgtacacccgattctgttttcacacggattttttttacacggccgtgtaaaaaaaatcccatacaatatttttgcaaagttgctccattttacatgattcgtcgagatatcataaaactttttttacacggattttcaaatttagaactgaaaacttttttacacggaacgcatcccccgtgtaaaaaaagaatcgggttaTAGCAGACAAGCTGTGATAAAACCAGGGGGAGAATCCccaccccaacatgtgcgacatctggatttggttctaaactgtaaacaacagtgttaattctctaccacatttttgttatggcgaggcaatttttatgcacacttttgttttcgatattttatcatgcagcaatataacgatgtgggatgcttgagatacctgcttgattatagggactcgaaaaagaatttatttacagtattgcaaattttgcgccgtattcgactcccatgcaaaaaatattgtcccaccaaaatatgttcccaccagtttctccatatatggatgacgtctccGCTGCAAGAAAGAGCTTTTTGGGGTGTGAGAAAAGGtgcaagaatgatgttttggattgtgcttttgctaatttctatacaattggacgtgtgagcatttgttttggtacttcgacaaatttgcacggtagtctattcttcgGTGAGAAAAGCAATAACTAATCGAATATagaaatgttcacattaacgattgcgccctaacaccggttctaagcttcgatgcagaatacacgagctttgttcgccagtgagaGGCGTATGTGGCCCTTGGATAAAACGACTATTTCTCGTGTATTCCCTGTCAGAAACAGTAGGAATATCGCGTTCCGTGTTAAAATAGtaagaatagttttttttatttatatattttttaaattattttattaatacACAAATGGTGAACTAAAGATACACCAGAAAGACCAGAgatgaaattttgagaaaaatcaatattattATTTAGATATATTAATTACATAGATGCAATTTAATGAGTGttatcttatttatttttgtttgaaagTTAAAGGAAATTCTGCAGGTGGAACACTTCAGCAAGATATAACTCAAGGCTCCACCTCCATACATCTTTCCTTCCGCTTTTGTGGCACTTCCACTTAACAACCCGCTGCGACAACTTTTTCGACAAGGCCACGATAATCCGTGAGGAAGATCACCAGCTTCACAACAACATTATTGTGGAAAAGCCTATTTAGGGGCACTAACTATTCTAAAACGATTATTGATACGTGAtacaaatttaaacaaaaatttgtagttttttttttctttcgaaattatGTAAATACAGaatcgacccgattttgtcactccccaaTTTTATTCACCCTCGATTTTGTGTACCTCCTAAGCAGAATCATAAGTACTAGAAcactagtggcgctgtagtcaatcaaattattttgccaaattatgcttccacaagcttcaattggccataatgtatgcatcatgttgtagtgcatttAGTACCGGTATATTagctgccaggtcgaagtaaacctagatgttagtctcgcgaacaggaacgacattagcgatcttatacttttgaatccaCTACCCCCAATTTTATCATGGTTTCGACCCGATTTAATCACcccaaaacattttgaaaatgttagtcattctttttatttttgtaaatcatACTGCAACCaataatgattttcatgaaataacttttaccgcctatggtttattatgaatcatttcggtgtacctgtcaagaattttgtaaacCTTTCGACAAATAATGAGTAGTTCTGTTCGCATATTTTGCCTtcccaaggcataaactgagtcgtatttgtgaaacaaattaaaacattttttttcgattttgtcacatttcctattttatcatCCCAACATCTCGTTGATAAGCGCCAACTCGAATTACGCCTATTCTGTTTTCAATTTGGCGCGCGATAGCGGTGCTTAAAGGCCCAAGCAAACCAGGCTACACATCCACTGCGAGCACGTTTCTCTTGCAAAAGTGTGACTGTTTTTACAGCATTCTGAGAAGTCTAAAAACAGTCTGTCTCTATCTATTCTATCGCCTTTATGGGCATGGCTGTGGAATCGGCTTCAAAATAAATCAAGTTGACGCGAATTCATTCTCAATTCACACTTGCACATAACTATAGCATGAAGGCATAATGTGCTGCGCTTAAGGGATAACATGTCAgaaccaaatttcaaatttatctttagatttaatgatttaaaatgAATACATGCTGTACATCATTTTATGCATCGGTAATTAGCATGCAACAAGCTTCGCACCAAACTTCACATTCACACAGGTTCAGACAGAGAGAGTCCAATGCGAAAGCAACTCATTGAAAAGCGATAAATGTATGCtcaataaaatatatatttcctCTCATTTGTGTTATCAAACACCTATCAAAGTAATGATACAACAATTTATGGAACAGTTTTTCATGATCCACAGTTATAGACACAAGCAGACGGAGCCGGATGGTGTGGACGTGGTGGAGCACTTGTCGGGGCCGGAGATGGTGCTGGAGCTGGTGCTGGAGCCGGCGGCGGAACTGCTGCATTGTAACGTGGGTTCAAATCTTCATCGTTGCACGTTCGCTGAGCAAGTACAAGTCCAGCGGCCACTTTCAAAACATTGCCGGTATGATTTGGTACACCGTACTTAGCGACGCAGGAATGTCCCGCCCAGAAACGAGCGCATTCATTGCAGTTCGGTGCAGCGAGGGCTTTGTCCACACACACCTGGGTAGATGGCTCCTTGAGCTGGGGCGAAGGAACGCCAAACTCACGAACGTATACCCGAGATAAGTTGAATGCTACTCCATCGTAAAGACCTTCAGCAAGATACTGGCAACGGTATACACACTGGGTTTCAGGAACATCTGGGACGACACCTTGGACATACTTCTCGAGCAATTCCTTTGGTGTGCGCAGAATCAGAAGACAATCGACAGCAGCTTGGATGGAATCCAACTCTGGGAGTGGAACATACTCTTCGGAGCTCTTCAGGTTACCGTATTGATGGTAGTAGCACAAGAATGATTGGTATGCCTTGGTGCAATCGTCATGGCATTGGGGTACATTGGCACTGAGGCATTCTCGGGTACGTCTTTCATAACAAGTATCATCACAAGCTGGTGCGAAGTAGCTCTCCACTACAGGTGGATGGAGTCCAGAATTGTTTCCTCCAACACTCCACCATCCTGCGTTAATTCCGGCACATCGAACCAAACACTTCAAACTGGGATCTTCAGTGACGTAGTTGTAGGCCACAAGGTTCTCCACGGATTCTGGCGCGACCTGTAGGTACTCTGCACACTCGTCCA
The nucleotide sequence above comes from Armigeres subalbatus isolate Guangzhou_Male chromosome 3, GZ_Asu_2, whole genome shotgun sequence. Encoded proteins:
- the LOC134219548 gene encoding uncharacterized protein LOC134219548; its protein translation is MKAFTSLLIAAIAASASAVYYPPLAPTGVEESHFAFQLKSFRQALDECAEYLQVAPESVENLVAYNYVTEDPSLKCLVRCAGINAGWWSVGGNNSGLHPPVVESYFAPACDDTCYERRTRECLSANVPQCHDDCTKAYQSFLCYYHQYGNLKSSEEYVPLPELDSIQAAVDCLLILRTPKELLEKYVQGVVPDVPETQCVYRCQYLAEGLYDGVAFNLSRVYVREFGVPSPQLKEPSTQVCVDKALAAPNCNECARFWAGHSCVAKYGVPNHTGNVLKVAAGLVLAQRTCNDEDLNPRYNAAVPPPAPAPAPAPSPAPTSAPPRPHHPAPSACVYNCGS